The window CCAAACGCCCAACCTGACCTTTGCGCGCTTGTTCCTGCGCCAGACCATCGGCCTTGGCGGCCAGCGCGAACAGGTTCGTGACGGCCTGCTCACCCTGGCAGGCGAACAGGACGTTTGCCGGCTCACCTTTACCGTTGGCCGGTTCACCCCACTGGATGTTATGGACCATAACGTCTACGCCCAGGACCCGGGGACACAGTTCATGAACTGGGCGATGATGGGCAACCTGGCTTGGGATTACGGCCAGGATACGATCGGCTATACGACAGGCGCGGCGATGGAGTTAAATCAGCCGAAATGGGCTTTGCGCTACGTATTTTTCACGATGCCGCCATACCACAATTTGCAGAATGTTGGCTCTGGTGATTCCGGTGACGACCAGTATCTGATGTGGCCCGCCCGCGGATCGTACGGCCCGTTCTTGCGCTCATGGGCGATGGCGACGGAAGTCGAGCGCCGCTATGGCATCAACGCCCATCCAGGGGCGATTCGGCTCCTCGCTTGGCTCGACGAAGCGAACATGGCCAGCTACCTCGGCGCGGCGGCCATTCTCCGCGCCAACGGTGCGAACGCGAATATCTCACCAGCCCAGGGTTATCATTACAAATACGGCTTTGGACTGAACTGGCAGCAGGAGATTATGCACCATGTCGGAATGTTCTCGCGCCTGGGCTGGAACGACGGCCGATGCCAGGCGCTAGAGTACACCGATGTCAACTGGACGGCATCGCTGGGTGTGAGTGTCGCGGGCGAGATGTGGCGCAGGCCCGGCGACTGCTTCGGGCTCGCGGGCGTCATCAGCGGTGCCTCGTCCGAGAACCAGAAATTCCTGGCGGCAGGCGGCCTGGGTATATTGGACGGGGACGGCGCGCTGAACTATGGCAGCGAGAAAGTCGTGGAGACCTTCTACTCCCTCCGAATCTGGAGAAACGTCCAGTTGACCGTCGATTACCAACTTGTTGCCAACCCGGCGTTTAATCAAGCGCGTGGCCCAGTCTCCGTGCTGGGCACGCGCTTGTACTTCGAGGTCTGACCTAGGTGCCTCTTACCGCGTAACCAGCTCAGGATCAGAGCGCGTGGAGGCGATAGCAAGCTAGCGCGGCCGGCATGCGATCGCTTCGACCTCAATGCGCGCGCCGCGTCCCAGCGCCGCCACCTGCACCGTGGAGCGGGCTGGAAACGGCTCCTTGAAGTGCTCGCGGTAGATCCGGTTCATCGCTTCGAATTCTTTCAGATCCGCCAAAAAGACCGTGGTTTTGACCACGTCGTTAAGCGACAGGCCAGCCGCTTCCAGCACCTCGCGCAGATTGGCCAGAACCCGGCGGGTTTCGGCTTCGATGCCCCCGGCCACGAGCTGACCGGTGGCCGAATCGATGCCCAGTTGTCCCGAGCAGAATACCCAGCCCTCAGCGGCGACTCCCTGCGAATAGGGACCACCGGGATTGGGCGCGCCTTTGGATGAGACCGAGCTTTTCATAGGCGAAACTCTAGTGAGGCGCTCGCCGTCGCGCCAGCACTACCCGATCGTGTCTCGGGCAGACCATGTGCCGCCCGCTCCCGGCCGTCGGCTAGTGCTGGGCGGGACGGTGGCCGTTGATGTGGCTCAGACGGGTGACCTTAAGCACGCCATCGATTGCGCCGATGGAATGCATCAGAGAATTAAGCTGGCTGGCGCTGTTGACGCTCAACTCGAACAGCGAGGATGAACGCTGGCTCAAATCGATGGTTTTGACTTGCGCATTGTTGATGTTGATCCCGGCGGCGGCGATAGTCTTGGTGATGGCGGCCAGCAATCCGGGTCGATCGACCCCAACGACCTCCAGGCGGATTGGATGTGAAGTGTCGTCGCCGGTATGCCAGACTACCGGCACGCGCCGCTGCGGATCGGTCTCCAGCGCCCGCGAGCAACTGGCCAGATGGATCGTGACCCCGCGGCCGCGGGTGATAAAACCGATAATGTTCTCACCCGGCAGCGGATTACAGCAATGGGCGAAGCGCACCAGCACGTCGCCCAGGCCCGAGACCACCACCGCGCTGGTGCTGCTCTTGCGCACATTCTTGCGCTCGGGACCCGGCGGCGGGGTTTCGGGCTTCTCGCCGCGATAGCTCTTGAGTTCCTCGGCGGTCAGCAGCTTGGCCAGGATTTGGTTGACGCCGATAATGCCGTAGCCGACCGCCGCCAGCAGCCCCTCGACGTCTTTTTGCGAAAATTCCTTGAGCGCGGCCTGAAGGCGTCCCTCGCGGCGTAATTGGTTGACCGAAAGCCCCAGGGATTCCAGCTCGTTGTCCAGTAAGGTAACCGCCAGCGCAATCGAACGCTGCGATTCCTGCGCCCGCAGCCATTGGCGGATACGACTCTTGGCGCGCGCCGTGGCGGCATAATTGAGCCAATCCTTGCCCGGAGTCTGCTTCTCGGAGGTGGTAACCTCCACCGTATCGCCCGACTGCAGCTTGTAGCGCAGCGGCACCATCTTGCCGTTGACCCGCGCGCCGATGAGGTGATTGCCAACCTGGGAATGGATGCGATAGGCGAAGTCGATCACGGTCGAGCCGGCAGGAAAGTCCAACACGTCGCCCTTGGGCGTAAAGACGAAAACCTCCTCGGG of the Candidatus Binataceae bacterium genome contains:
- a CDS encoding RidA family protein codes for the protein MKSSVSSKGAPNPGGPYSQGVAAEGWVFCSGQLGIDSATGQLVAGGIEAETRRVLANLREVLEAAGLSLNDVVKTTVFLADLKEFEAMNRIYREHFKEPFPARSTVQVAALGRGARIEVEAIACRPR